TCCCCGCCGTCTCCTCCGCGTCCGCTCAGCTAGCCGCCCACGCACCCGGACCAGCCGTGCCGGTATAAATTCCCCACCCCTCTCGCCGCCATCTTCCCCCACCTCAAATCAATCAATCCCAAGCTCCAGCTCCAAGCGCAACAACGCACAGCTAGCCTACTGCTTCCGTCTTCCTCCATAGCAAGACCAGAGCAGAGGAGAGCCATGGCCAAGGTGCACCCCAACGGCGCCGTCGCGCTAGAGCCAACAATAAGCAGCGGAGCGGCAGCCGAGGAACAACCGCCGGCGGTGCTGACGGTGTGGCGCAAGTCGCTGCTCTTCAACTGCGACGGCTTCACCGTCTTCGACGCCAAGGGCGACCTCGCCTTCCGCGTCGACTGCTATggctccagccgccgccgcgccgaggtCGTCCTCATGGACGTCGCGGGGAAGCCGCTCCTCACCGTCCGCCGCAAGAGGCTCAGCCTCCTCGGGGAGCACTGGGTCATCtacgacggcgacgccgcggaACACAAATCATCCAAGCCGCTCCTCTCCGTCCGGCGCCACGTCAGCCTCCGCGCCTCCAGCAAGACGCTGGCGCACGTCACGCCCGTGGCCTCCAGCACCTCGGCGTTCGTGGTGGAGGGCTCCTACGGGCGGCGTGCCTGCGCCGTGCGCGACTCGCGCGGGGACGCGGTGGCGGAGGTCCGCCGGAAGGAGTCGGTGGGCGACGACGTGTTCCGGCTGGTGGCGAACCCGCGCCTGGGCGCGCCGCTGGCCGTGGGGCTCGTCATCGCCCTCGACGAGATGTTCGCCAGCGGCCGTGGCTCGCCGCGGTCACTGCTGCGCAGGACATGGTCGGCGTAGCTAGCTAGAAACGCCGAAGCCAAGGGTAGGCCAGGGCCACTTCTCCACCTGACGCAATATGTACAGACCCGATCGATTGTTAGCGGCATGCAGCAGAGTTTTAGCGTGCTGGCTGCTACTGCAGAGGGCCTATAGCCTATAGCTAGTGTGCGCATCACATCCATTCATCGGCACAAGTGTTGCTCTTTCCAAACAATGTGCAAAATTGATGCAATGAAACATGCGAATCGGTTAACTAGTtttgtttttgcaaaataaACTGAAAAGTACTGATAAGAATGCAATGAACTGAAGAAGGTGAACGAAGCAAGAAGAACACGTTGACACTGAACTGGGTAGATGAAGTAGAAATCTCTGGATTGTTGAGTTGATCGAGATCTCCCAAAGGATCGGAGGCTCTGGAGAATTAATTGGTTCTTCATTTTCAGGCTACTGGGCTATAGcatctttttttcctttatctaaaaatacGAGAGACGTACGACAGGTCACGGGTCATGGTAACCCATTCCATTGACAGTAGTAACCCATGGAGCTAGCTTGGATTTGATATACATGCCAAATGCTGCTTGTAGCTACTTGTGCATCAAGAGTCAACAGGTGCTTTGCAACCCCAACccgtgataaaaaaaaagatttatttAATTAGCATGGAATTGGATGCTCAGGGGTTCTTAATTATTTTCTATTCATGCATCTGTGCTGACTTCGTTAATCTCAAGGTCTACCGACTCAATCTCACGGACCGGATGAGTGTGTGTGTCTTTGGTGCATAGTATATAGGAATAGTATCCCATTGCTTTTAGTTATCATCGACAACATGTGATGATAACAAGTCAGCACAGAGAGGGGAAAGAGTTTAAATTACCTCGATCAGTTCCGAAGAATGTACCCATAATTTATGGATATCTCCTCTGAAGAGTTCTATACATGGCTATCCGGATCAATCATGCATGGATCACAGAAGCAACCAAACACCATTCTAGGAGGATGTGCCTTCTCTTCTTGTACATACGTGCAGTTCATGCCCTCATGCCCATGTCTTGAGTTGTCAGAGAGACTTGCAAAAATTTAGCACAAAATAAACTCAGTGGAGACTACCCTTTTCAGTCTCTTCTGGAAAAATGTCTCTTGATGTTCATCTGTTGCAATTTTCAACTTCTATGCTAATTATACTCGAGATATAGTGCAAACCATGTCCTATCACACCTTTTATCACCAAATAGACAGCTATAAACAATGTCACATTGGAAGAGACCAATAACCGTTACACACGGTTCAAACCTGAAAGTATGATTGACCATATAATACAGAAGAATATACATCGAGATATAGGCCTTGGTCCATGCATGGTTGTTAGATCAACAGGCCGTAAAATGGAACCAAGAAGAAAGGGGAAGAAAATAAAGTGGATTGAAGGAAGCTCCGATCCAATGctagctccaagcctccaacgTTGATGGTAAGCAACATACAGAGTCAGAGATAGAGATAGAAGACAAAGAAAGGATGACTACTCACAGATCCAATCCAATCGAGTACGTTCCGCCATTTCCATGGATCCATACCATACACGCGTCAGGAAACAATCGAGAGAAAGCTGAAAGCATCACCCATGATCATTGACCCATATTAAAAGATGCTACAGGGGAATATAATCTGCGAATGGTACCAAACAAAAAGGGAGTTGCACATTTAAATTTTAAAAGAGCTTGAAATTGTTCAAAAATATCTCATAAAAAGTTTGTCTGTGATAGTAtttttgcttcttcttcttctttttcaacaaaaaaaacttaaaatatACCAAACTTCAAGGTGTACGTGCTGAGTTTGTCAATCTCAAAATATACAGGCATCCACAACGGTATGATGTGGTGCATAAATTGTTCATAGCAATACATAATTGTTTAGGATATCTCATAAAATATTGCTTGTGATTGTATTTTTGCCTTTTTATTTAAACTGAAATATGCCAAACTCCAAGGCGTATGTCCAGAGTTCATAATGGTAGGATGAAGTACATAAATTGTTCATAGCAAATATAGGTTGCACTGTCCATATGTGTGTTTTGAAAAAACAAATACAAGCATTATCCGTAATTTTCTTTGGGATATGCACCGTTGAAAGCAAGTGTTTCTTGTGAGTTACAGCTTGCTGTTAAGTTATTTATGTGCACATAACATTTTGTGTGCGTGGATACGTTGCAGAGCATCACGACACGGTACTTGTAGAAGCAGCACGCGTGCGATGATGCTCTTTGCAGACCCTGTTGCTTTGGAGGCAACCAACAACGCACTTCAATCTAGTCGGTAGCCATTCCTCGTTATCTCAAAGCTTCCCCTTTCTTTTGCCCACCATTTGTGTGTCAATCGAGAATCACTTTGCCTGTTGAGTACTGTGAGGATCAATAGGCCGGCGTGTGGTGTGTGGTCGGCGAAGAACAAGTTCCTTGCCTTGGTCCATCATCCGTTTCAGAGCAGCGTGGGATGGTCTCCCGAAACcaccccaccaccgccgccgccgcccccgcccgccatCTCGTCTCGTCCGCAGCCGCCCACGCACCCACCAAGACAGTCCCGGCCCCGTATAAATACCCCACAACTCCTCTTCCACCTCCGCCAACTCCGATCCGTTACCTCCCCTCTCCCCAAGCTCAACAACCAGAGCACACAGGCCTTTCTCCTCTATCTATCGCACAAGAGGCGCGCACGAAAATGGCCAAGGTGCACCCCAACGCCGCCGATACAGagccgccctcgccggcgccagaGGTGGAGGAGCCGCCCACGGTGCTGACGGTCTGGCGCAAGTCGCTGCTCTTCAACTGCGACGGCTTCACCGTCTTCGACGCCAAGGGTGACCTCGCCTTCCGCGTCGACTGCTACggctccggccggcgccgcgccgaggTCGTGCTCATGGACGTCGCGGGCAAGCCGCTCCTCACCGTCCGCCGCAAGAGGCTCAGCTTCCTAGCGGAGCACTGGGTCATCtacgacggcgacgccgcggaAGACGAATCCTCCAGGCCGCTCCTCTCCGTCCGACGCCACGTCAGCCTCCGCGCCTCCAAGGCGCTGGCGCACGTCACGCCCCACGCCGCCTCAGCTACCTCCGCGGCGTACGTGGTGGAGGGGTCGTACGGGCAGCGGGCCTGCGCCGTGCGCGACGCGCGCGGGGACGCGGTGGCGGAGGTCCGGCGGAAGGAGTCGGTGGGCGACGACGTGTTCCGGCTGGTGGCGGACCCCCGGCTGGGCGCGCAGCTCGCCATGGGCCTCGTCATCGCCCTCGACGAGATGTTCGCCGGCGGCCGTGGCAGGTCGGCGCGGTCGTCGCTGCTGCGCAGGACATGGTCGGCGTAGCAGCAACGACGCTGACAAGGGACCCCACATGTACAGAACTCTCTACAGAGATCCCAGCTTGTGAGCAGCGGTGGAGTAGCATTTAGCAGGCAGGCTCTGTTTCTTGTAGTCAGCCGCTTTCAGGCGCAGCTAGCTCATTTTCTCTCTTGTAGTACACACACTAGAATCTTTTGTTTTTGGTTGCCTTCAATTCCCTTCTTGGTCGTCAGTCTTGTTCCTACATGATTAAAGTTTTGAGCTTCAGTTTGTTGATTCAACTTTAAAATTCAGAGTTGATACAGAAACTAAGAAACACTCCAATATAACAGTTGGAAACTCTGAGCTTGCCTTCCCCAGTACTGTACTGTACACACTGCAATGCGTCTCTAGCTAGTGTCCTATATATACAGTATGATTCAAGACAGCATGCTACTGAAAGAGAACAAAACATTTGGCCGTCTTGTAATCTCTTGGCCTAATAATCAGACAACACAAGCACCCGACCTATGCCAGCCTAGGTACTCTGCGTCGTCTCTGTCAGTCTGTCATAGTGACACGTTTTAGTCGCCTCTGTTTGTGTTTCAACAACGAAATTGGCAACGAGGAATGCGTGCAAATTGCTCCATGCATGCTTGGTCCAACAATCAACTCCGCGTCTACTTTAGATTGTAATGTGTGGCAATCAGATCACATTCAGACTTGCTCAAAATTTGCTGAATCACATTCAGAGTGCGCAATCAGATCGTATTAAACAGcaacttgtgaagcaaataaacACGAAATTGTTGCTGCTCGATCATGCTTGCTTCTCTGAATCTCTGGGAGGGAGGCCGTTAACATCATGCAAAGCAGTACAGACAGAGACCTGCCAAGAGACTAGACTAGACTAGATGATGCGGCCGAATGGAATGTGTACTCTCCATCAATCTCTCCTAGTAAACTATTAATACGACTACTAGGCTAGCCAAATCTCATTTGGCAAAGACATACGAGGATTGCTGCCACAGTGATGTTCAGCCGGCCCCTAGTTTCTTTGTTCTCGGCCAGATTGTCATTTTCAGGTGCTCaacttttcctcttttttctatCCGAAATGAGACAACTTTTTCAGGAAAAGTGTGCGCGCTTTTGTTGACTAGCATTCTCCTGCATGCATGTTATTGTATTACAAGCAAGGATGCATCCTATTAATTAGATTGATTGTGCAAATTAAACTTTGTGCACTCTTAGCTAGCTAATCAACCATGCATATTTTCATTTTCAGATCGAGGACGCTACTGTTAGTGCGATCGACCTCTGCTGGTGTGCTTTTACACTTCTTAGTTTTTCGAAGTAGCCGAAATTAAATTGGAAAACTTTTCTagctagagaaaaaaaaaccctggTACCTGAACTTTTGCTATTGTTGGTGCGACCTCTACTGGTGTGCTTTTACACTTCTCTGTCTTCAATGCGGTATTATTCTATTTGTTTATGTATTTTTGAACATTTAATTTCAGTAGCACTTAGAATTTATTAAAGTGGTAACTGAACTGGAATCATTGCGGAGTACAGTCTTGACTCCTTGAGTGATTCACTGCTATTGGTgcgcgcaaaaaaaaaaaggatgtgcAAAACGCATACGTGTGATGGGTGTACAAGTGTCACTGTAGAGGTAAAATTGCAGACTAAGAATGATGGGCCTTTAGCTTCTTCTTTCCCTACGGGACTGTGGTTTTCCTTATGGGCCCGAATGGGGTGTCCATGTCCcgcttttttcttcttcttcccagaAACATACTACTGGGCCTCGATCGAGCCCACTTTCCTTGAAAGCACATGTAGCATTTTTCTGTTTATTTGTTTGATGGGGGCAAAGAAATAGTACCCCCAGTGTCCCAGATGATCCCAGAAAAAGGATTTTGAGCAGGGAGATTGTCAAGTTTTCAGAAAAGCAGGGAGATAGTCAGCTTTAAGCACCTACACACATATGAGCTAGTTTTTTCAGAGTAAAGAAACGAACGGAGCCTTTTCCCCATCCTGAATAATCAATCCATCGGCAATTCCGTTGCCGCCCGGGATCGGTCTCGACCACGCAGTACGTAGCTTTCTGGCAGCGATTTCTGCCGGTGCGACAGGAGTGAATGGGCGCGTGTAGCACAGAGATAGATAGAGCACGTTGCCGCATAACCGGTCGTATTGTTCGGCGGCCTGGTCCCCCCAGAAAGCCGCTTTTGTTTATTAGTTTCTGGAGGAAAAGTCTTGCTCTCTTGGCACATTCCAAACAGCCAGATGCACCGCCTTCATTCGTGCCTGTGCATGCAGTCAGCCAGGCATCTGTTGCGAATCCAACAAAAGGCCCTAACGCGCACAGGATCTGCAGTTGCCAACATGTCTACGTATCGATCACATGATAATGCATTGCCAACATGTCGGCAGTTGCCAGCAGTTAGTCAGCGTCACTTTTTCTCTCATAGTGCATTGCGACTTTAATCACCAGGAtgatacaacaatcggcagacTGGAGGCAAAGTACCGTGACAGCATCTTCCGACGAAGACAGCTAGCGCGAGATAGCCGGCTCGTATATAGCATATATAGCCGGCTCGTATCCTATGCATTGCGTGATGGCGAGGGCGGCATAGCTTAACTCCACTACTAGCATAGCCGGCATCGAtggcggcgacgatggcgagggcggtggtggtggccgtgctgCTGATGCAGTGCTGCAACGTGATCCTAGCGGCGAGGCCGTTGCTCGATGCGGCGGCAGGGGACGGCCGCGGGTGGCAGCTGGGGCACGACGGCGAGGCGCTCATGCAAGCGCCAAAAGGCCCGGGCGGAGGCAACTGCGAATTCCAGAGTCCCGAACACCCCCGCTGTGCCCACCGTagggggggtgggggtgggggtgattaagtttgctttaatttgttATACAATGTTGTATTATTTGCACCACATTTTATAACATGCAAAGTATGGTTGAATCCGTTTCCGTGTGTTCTTGAATCTGTCAAGTATGGTTGGTCCACCAACATGCAAAGTTGTAGAACGAGATTATCATTTTCATAGAATCACTGCAATGAGATTATCATTTTCCATGGAGAAATGTATTCTTTGGGCTTCCATGGAGAAATGGATTCTTTGGAAGAAGCTGTTCATAGTAGATCGATATGATAGTTGGTTTACTGTAGATAATGGACGAAGGCAGATGAAGCTATCGATCGGGTCCCAGCTGAATGCCTTGTTCAAACCCACATCTTGACCAAGCCAACGCCAAGATGAATGAAATAGGGAGCGGCAGGCCACGGCAAAGGCAACCCCACCGCA
This genomic window from Setaria viridis chromosome 8, Setaria_viridis_v4.0, whole genome shotgun sequence contains:
- the LOC117866812 gene encoding protein LURP-one-related 8; this encodes MAKVHPNGAVALEPTISSGAAAEEQPPAVLTVWRKSLLFNCDGFTVFDAKGDLAFRVDCYGSSRRRAEVVLMDVAGKPLLTVRRKRLSLLGEHWVIYDGDAAEHKSSKPLLSVRRHVSLRASSKTLAHVTPVASSTSAFVVEGSYGRRACAVRDSRGDAVAEVRRKESVGDDVFRLVANPRLGAPLAVGLVIALDEMFASGRGSPRSLLRRTWSA
- the LOC117866953 gene encoding protein LURP-one-related 8 — translated: MVSRNHPTTAAAAPARHLVSSAAAHAPTKTVPAPYKYPTTPLPPPPTPIRYLPSPQAQQPEHTGLSPLSIAQEARTKMAKVHPNAADTEPPSPAPEVEEPPTVLTVWRKSLLFNCDGFTVFDAKGDLAFRVDCYGSGRRRAEVVLMDVAGKPLLTVRRKRLSFLAEHWVIYDGDAAEDESSRPLLSVRRHVSLRASKALAHVTPHAASATSAAYVVEGSYGQRACAVRDARGDAVAEVRRKESVGDDVFRLVADPRLGAQLAMGLVIALDEMFAGGRGRSARSSLLRRTWSA